The Betaproteobacteria bacterium nucleotide sequence AAAGATCTTCGCCGCCTACATGGCCACTACGCATATCGCCATGGCGCTCGGGCAGGCACTGATCCTGGTCGGCGACCGCCTCGGCTTCGTTCCGTTCGCGCTCGCCTCGGTGCTGCTTTCGCTCGCGCTGGTGCCGGTGACGCTCACCCGGGTGCTGGAGCCGAAGCCGGTGGCCGCGCCGCGGCTGGGCTTGCGCAATCTCTACCAGACCTCACCGCTCGGGGTCGTGGGCGCGACGGTGTCGGGTCTCGTCAATGGAGCGTTCTTCGGCATGGGGGCCGTATACGCGCATCGCGTGGGCATGTCCGACCAAGGGATCGCCGCCTTCATGGGTGCAACCATCATCGGCGGCGCGGCTCTGCAGTGGCCGATCGGTCACTATTCGGACAACCGCGACCGGCGCAGGGTGCTGATGCAGGTGTGCGTGATCGCCGGGTCGCTGGCGGGAGTGGGTGTCCTGGCTTCGTACTGGTCCGAAGGCGTACTGATCGCGCTCGGTTTCGTGTACGGCGGTTTCGTGTTCACGCTTTACGGCCTGAGCGTTGCGCACGTCAACGACCGGATCGACTCCGCCCGCCTGCTCGAGGTGACCGGCGGCCTGCTCCTTCTGTATGGGATCGGCGCTGCAATCGGGCCGACCGCGGCCGGCGTCATCATGGATACGCTCGGCCCGGGAAGCCTCATGACCTATTTCGCCGCGCTGCTCATCGCGGCGGCGGTTTTCGCCGCGCACCGCATGCGCCTGACGCCGCCGCTGCCCGCGGAGGCGCAAAGCAACTACGTGTCGGTCACCGGCGGCTCGCAGGCGGT carries:
- a CDS encoding MFS transporter, whose translation is MGALIYPLLSLLVGIGLLLVGIGLLFPVLGLRAAVAEFPVWVTGLVMSAYFAGFVLGTYLCPALIRRVGYIRAFAAMASIASTMPLLHALFVDPWAWGALRLLTGMCIVGLYMVIESWLNSLAPNNQRGKIFAAYMATTHIAMALGQALILVGDRLGFVPFALASVLLSLALVPVTLTRVLEPKPVAAPRLGLRNLYQTSPLGVVGATVSGLVNGAFFGMGAVYAHRVGMSDQGIAAFMGATIIGGAALQWPIGHYSDNRDRRRVLMQVCVIAGSLAGVGVLASYWSEGVLIALGFVYGGFVFTLYGLSVAHVNDRIDSARLLEVTGGLLLLYGIGAAIGPTAAGVIMDTLGPGSLMTYFAALLIAAAVFAAHRMRLTPPLPAEAQSNYVSVTGGSQAVLQLDPRLEPGSGDASARPGA